In Kogia breviceps isolate mKogBre1 chromosome 7, mKogBre1 haplotype 1, whole genome shotgun sequence, a single window of DNA contains:
- the LRP4 gene encoding low-density lipoprotein receptor-related protein 4, protein MRRPWGALLLGALLCAHGLASSPECACGRSHFACAVSALGECTCIPAQWQCDGDNDCGDHSDEDGCMLPTCSPLDFHCDNGKCIRRSWVCDGDNDCEDDSDEQDCPPRECEEDEFPCQNGYCIRSLWHCDGDNDCGDNSDEQCDMRKCSDKEFRCSDGSCIAEHWYCDGDADCKDGSDEESCPSAVPVPPCNLEEFQCAYGRCILDIYHCDGDDDCGDWSDESDCSSHQPCRSGEFMCDSGLCINAGWRCDGDADCDDQSDERNCTTSICTAEQFRCRSGRCVRLSWRCDGEDDCADNSDEENCENTGSPHCASDQFLCWNGRCIGQRKLCNGVNDCGDSSDESPQQSCRPRTGEENCNVNNGGCTQKCQMVRGAVQCTCHTGYRLIEDGHTCQDVNECAEEGYCSQGCTNSEGAFQCWCEAGYELRPDRRSCKALGPEPVLLFANRIDIRQVLPHRSEYTLLLNNLENAIALDFHHRRELVFWSDVTLDRILRANLNGSNVEEVVSTGLESPGGLAVDWVHDKLYWTDSGTSRIEVANLDGAHRKVLLWQNLEKPRAIALHPMEGTIYWTDWGNTPRIEASSMDGSGRRIIADTHLFWPNGLTIDYAGRRMYWVDAKHHVIERANLDGSHRKAVISQGLPHPFAITVFEDSLYWTDWHTKSINSANKFTGKNQEIIRNKLHFPMDIHTLHPQRQPAGKNRCGDNNGGCTHLCLPSGQNYTCACPTGFRKISSHACAQSLDKFLLFARRMDIRRISFDTEDLSDDVIPLADVRSAVALDWDSRDDHVYWTDVSTDTISRAKWDGTGQEVVVDTSLESPAGLAIDWVTNKLYWTDAGTDRIEVANTDGSMRTVLIWENLDRPRDIVVEPMGGYMYWTDWGASPKIERAGMDASGRQVIISSNLTWPNGLAIDYGSQRLYWADAGMKTIEFAGLDGSKRKVLIGSQLPHPFGLTLYGERIYWTDWQTKSIQSADRLTGLDRETLQENLENLMDIHVFHRRRPPVSTPCATENGGCSHLCLRSPNPSAFSCTCPTGINLMSDGKTCSPGMNSFLIFARRIDIRLVSLDIPYFADVVVPINVTMKNTIAVGVDPQEGKVYWSDSTLHRISRANLDGSQHEDIITTGLQTTDGLAVDAIGRKVYWTDTGTNRIEVGNLDGSMRKVLVWQNLDSPRAIVLYHEMGFMYWTDWGENAKLERSGMDGSDRTVLISNNLGWPNGLTVDKASSQLLWADAHTERIEAADLHGGSRHTLVSPVQHPYGLTLLDSYIYWTDWQTRSVHRADKGTGGNVILVRSNLPGLMDIQAVDRAQPLGVNKCSSRNGGCSHLCLPRPSGFSCACPTGIQLKGDGKTCDPAPETYLLFSSRGSIRRISLDTSDHTDVHVPVPELNNVISLDYDSVDGKVYYTDVFLDVIRRADLNGSNMETVIGRGLKTTDGLAVDWVARNLYWTDTGRNTIEASRLDGSCRKVLINNSLDEPRAIAVFPRKGYLFWTDWGHIAKIERANLDGSERKVLINADLGWPNGLTLDYDTRRIYWVDAHLDRIESADLSGKLRQVLVSHVSHPFALTQQDRWIYWTDWQTKSIQRVDKYSGRNKETVLANVEGLMDIIVVSPQRQTGTNACGVNNGGCTHLCFARASDFVCACPDEPDGRPCSLVPGLVPPAPRATSVSERSPVLPNTLPTTLRSSTSWTRTSLEEVEGRCSEKDARLGLCTYSNEAVPAASGEGLHVSYVIGGLLSILLILVVIAALVLYRHRKSKLTDPAMGNLTYSNPSYRTSTQEVKIEAIPKPAMYNQLCYKKEGGPDHNYTKEKVKVVEGICLLSGDDAEWGDLKQLRSSRGGLLRDHVCVKTDTVSIQASSGSLDDMETEQLLQEEQSECSSVHTAATPERRGSLPDTGWRHERKLSSESQV, encoded by the exons TGCTCCCCACCTGCTCCCCTCTTGACTTTCACTGTGACAACGGCAAGTGCATCCGCCGCTCCTGGGTGTGCGACGGGGACAACGATTGTGAAGACGACTCAGACGAGCAGGACTGTC CCCCGCGGGAGTGTGAGGAAGACGAGTTCCCCTGCCAGAACGGCTactgcatccggagcctgtggcaCTGCGACGGTGACAACGACTGTGGTGACAACAGCGACGAGCAGTGCG ACATGCGCAAGTGCTCCGACAAGGAATTCCGCTGCAGTGATGGAAGCTGCATCGCCGAGCACTGGTACTGCGACGGTGACGCTGACTGCAAAGACGGCTCTGACGAGGAGAGCTGTC CCTCAGCCGTGCCAGTGCCCCCCTGCAACCTGGAGGAGTTCCAGTGTGCCTACGGCCGCTGCATCCTCGACATCTACCACTGCGATGGCGATGATGACTGCGGAGACTGGTCAGACGAGTCTGACTGCT CCTCCCACCAGCCCTGCCGCTCTGGGGAGTTCATGTGTGACAGTGGCCTGTGCATAAACGCAGGCTGGCGCTGTGATGGCGACGCGGACTGCGATGACCAATCGGACGAGCGCAACTGCA CCACCTCGATATGTACGGCGGAACAGTTCCGCTGTCGGTCGGGCCGCTGTGTCCGTCTGTCCTGGCGTTGTGACGGGGAGGACGACTGTGCGGACAACAGCGATGAAGAGAACTGTGAGAACACAG gaAGCCCCCACTGCGCCTCGGACCAGTTCCTGTGTTGGAATGGGCGCTGCATCGGGCAGAGGAAGCTGTGCAATGGGGTCAACGACTGTGGGGACAGCAGTGACGAAAGCCCACAGCAGAGCTGCC GGCCCCGGACGGGTGAGGAGAACTGCAACGTTAACAATGGTGGCTGCACCCAGAAGTGCCAGATGGTGCGGGGGGCAGTGCAGTGTACCTGCCACACAGGCTACCGGCTCATCGAGGACGGACACACGTGCCAGG ACGTGAATGAATGTGCCGAGGAGGGGTACTGTAGCCAGGGCTGCACCAACAGCGAGGGGGCTTTCCAGTGCTGGTGCGAAGCAGGCTACGAACTCCGGCCTGACCGGCGCAGCTGCAAGGCTCTGG ggccggagcctgtgctactgTTCGCCAACCGCATCGACATCCGGCAGGTGCTGCCGCACCGCTCTGAGTACACACTGCTGCTCAACAACCTGGAGAACGCCATCGCCCTCGACTTCCACCACCGGCGTGAGCTGGTCTTCTGGTCCGACGTCACCCTGGACCGGATCCTCCGCGCCAACCTCAATGGCAGCAATGTGGAAGAGGTTGTGTCTACGGGGCTCGAGAGCCCAG GGGGCCTGGCTGTGGATTGGGTGCATGACAAACTCTACTGGACCGACTCGGGGACATCAAGGATTGAGGTGGCTAACCTGGACGGGGCTCACCGGAAGGTGCTGCTGTGGCAGAACCTTGAGAAGCCCAGGGCCATTGCCTTGCACCCCATGGAGGG TACCATTTACTGGACAGACTGGGGCAACACCCCCCGCATCGAGGCCTCCAGCATGGATGGCTCTGGACGCCGCATCATCGCCGATACCCATCTCTTCTGGCCCAATGGCCTCACCATTGATTATGCCGGGCGTCGTATGTACTGGGTGGATGCTAAGCACCACGTCATCGAGAGGGCCAATCTGGACGGGAGTCACCGCAAGGCCGTCATTAGCCAGG GCCTCCCACACCCCTTTGCCATCACCGTGTTTGAAGATAGCCTGTACTGGACAGACTGGCACACCAAGAGCATTAATAGTGCTAACAAATTTACCGGCAAGAACCAGGAGATCATTCGCAACAAACTGCACTTCCCCATGGACATCCACACCTTGCACCCCCAGCGCCAGCCTGCAG GCAAAAACCGCTGTGGGGACAACAATGGAGGCTGCACCCACCTGTGTCTGCCCAGTGGACAGAACTACACCTGTGCCTGCCCCACTGGCTTCCGCAAGATCAGCAGCCACGCCTGCGCCCAGA GTCTTGACAAGTTCCTGCTTTTTGCCCGAAGGATGGACATCCGTCGGATCAGCTTCGACACAGAGGACCTGTCCGACGATGTCATCCCACTGGCTGACGTGCGCAGTGCTGTGGCCCTTGACTGGGACTCCCGGGATGACCACGTGTACTGGACAGATGTCAGCACTGACACCATCAGCAGGGCCAAGTGGGATGGAACAGGACAGGAG GTGGTAGTGGATACCAGTTTGGAGAGCCCGGCAGGCCTGGCCATTGATTGGGTCACCAACAAGCTGTACTGGACAGACGCAG GGACAGACCGGATTGAAGTGGCCAACACGGATGGCAGCATGAGAACAGTACTCATCTGGGAAAACCTTGATCGACCCCGGGACATCGTGGTGGAACCCATGGGCGG GTACATGTATTGGACGGACTGGGGTGCAAGCCCCAAGATTGAACGAGCTGGCATGGATGCCTCAGGTCGTCAGGTCATCATCTCTTCTAATCTGACGTGGCCGAATGGATTAGCCATTGACTATGGGTCCCAGCGGCTATACTGGGCTGATGCCGGCATGAAGACGATTGAATTTGCCGGACTGGATGGCAGCAAAAGGAAG GTCCTGATTGGAAGCCAGCTGCCCCACCCATTCGGGCTGACCCTCTATGGAGAGCGCATCTATTGGACAGACTGGCAGACCAAGAGTATTCAGAGTGCCGACCGGCTGACAGGACTGGACCGGGAGACCCTGCAGGAGAACTTGGAAAACCTCATGGACATCCACGTCTTCCACCGCCGGCGACCCCCAG TGTCCACACCATGCGCTACGGAGAATGGCGGCTGCAGCCACCTGTGTCTTCGGTCCCCAAATCCAAGTGCCTTCAGCTGTACCTGCCCCACAGGCATCAACCTGATGTCAGATGGCAAGACCTGTTCACCAG GCATgaacagtttcctcatcttcgcCAGGAGGATAGACATACGCCTGGTCTCCTTGGACATCCCTTACTTCGCCGATGTGGTGGTGCCCATCAACGTCACCATGAAGAACACCATTGCCGTTGGAGTGGATCCCCAGGAAG GAAAAGTGTACTGGTCAGACAGCACGCTGCACAGGATCAGCCGTGCCAATCTGGATGGCTCACAGCATGAGGACATCATCACCACAG GGCTGCAGACCACGGATGGGCTCGCGGTGGATGCCATTGGCCGGAAAGTGTACTGGACAGACACGGGAACCAACCGGATTGAAGTGGGCAACCTGGACGGGTCCATGCGGAAGGTGTTGGTGTGGCAGAACCTTGACAGCCCCCGTGCCATTGTACTGTACCACGAGATGGG GTTCATGTACTGGACAGACTGGGGGGAGAATGCCAAGTTAGAGCGGTCTGGAATGGATGGCTCAGACCGTACCGTGCTCATCAGCAACAACCTAGGGTGGCCCAATGGACTGACTGTGGACAAGGCCAGCTCCCAGCTGCTCTGGGCTGATGCCCACACGGAG CGAATTGAGGCTGCTGATCTGCATGGTGGCAGTCGGCACACGCTGGTGTCACCCGTGCAGCACCCCTATGGCCTCACCCTGCTCGACTCCTATATCTACTGGACCGACTGGCAGACCCGTAGCGTCCACCGTGCCGACAAGGGTACCGGCGGCAATGTCATCCTGGTGAGGTCCAACCTGCCAGGCCTCATGGACATCCAGGCTGTGGACAGGGCGCAGCCACTGG GTGTTAACAAGTGCAGCTCGAGAAATGGTGGCTGCTCTCACCTCTGCCTGCCTCGGCCCTCTGGCTTTTCCTGTGCCTGCCCCACTGGCATCCAGCTGAAGGGAGATGGGAAGACCTGTGACCCCGCTCCTGAGACCTACCTGCTCTTCTCCAGCCGCGGCTCTATCCGGCGTATCTCACTGGACACCAGCGACCACACAGATGTGCATGTGCCCGTTCCCGAGCTCAACAACGTCATCTCCCTGGATTATGACAGTGTGGACGGAAAGGTCTATTACACAGATGTGTTCCTGGATGTTATCAG GCGAGCAGATCTGAATGGCAGCAACATGGAGACGGTGATCGGGCGTGGGCTGAAGACCACCGATGGGCTGGCGGTGGACTGGGTGGCCAGGAATCTGTATTGGACAGATACAGGCCGAAACACCATTGAAGCATCGAGGCTAGACGGCTCCTGCCGCAAAGTGCTGATTAACAACAGCCTGGATGAACCTCGGGCCATTGCCGTCTTCCCCAGGAAGGG GTACCTCTTCTGGACAGACTGGGGCCACATTGCCAAGATTGAACGGGCGAACCTGGATGGCTCTGAGCGGAAGGTCCTCATCAACGCGGACCTGGGTTGGCCCAACGGCCTTACCCTGGACTATGATACCCGCAG GATCTACTGGGTGGATGCCCATCTGGACCGGATTGAGAGCGCCGACCTCAGTGGGAAGCTCCGGCAGGTCTTGGTCAGCCATGTGTCGCACCCCTTCGCTCTCACTCAG CAGGACAGGTGGATCTACTGGACAGACTGGCAGACCAAGTCAATCCAGCGTGTGGACAAGTACTCGGGCCGGAACAAGGAGACGGTGTTGGCAAACGTGGAGGGACTCATGGATATCATCGTGGTTTCCCCTCAGCGGCAGACAG GGACCAATGCCTGTGGTGTGAACAACGGGGGCTGCACCCACCTCTGCTTTGCCAGAGCCTCAGACTTTGTATGTGCCTGTCCTGACGAGCCTGACGGCCGGCCCTGCTCCCTTG TACCTGGCCTGGTGCCCCCAGCTCCCAGGGCTACCAGCGTGAGTGAAAGGAGCCCCGTGCTACCTAACACGCTACCGACCACCTTGCGTTCTTCTACCAGCTGGACCCGCACATCTCTGGAGGAGGTGGAAGGGAG ATGCTCTGAAAAGGATGCCCGGCTGGGCCTCTGCACGTATTCCAACGAGGCCGTACCTGCTGCTTCAG GGGAAGGACTTCATGTCAGCTATGTCATCGGTGGACTCCTCAGTATCCTGCTTATTCTGGTGGTGATCGCGGCTTTGGTGCTGTACAG acacagaaaatccAAGTTAACTGATCCTGCAATGGGGAACCTGACCTACAGCAACCCTTCCTACCGAACTTCCACTCAGGAAGTGAAAATTGAAGCAATCCCCAAACCAGCCATGTACAATCAACTGTGCTATAAGAAAGAg GGTGGACCTGACCATAACTACACCAAGGAGAAGGTCAAGGTTGTAGAGGGGATCTGCCTCCTGTCCGGGGACGATGCTGAGTGGGGTGACCTCAAACAACTGCGCAGCTCCCGAGGGGGCCTCCTTCGAGATCACGTGTGCGTGAAGACGGACACCGTGTCCATCCAGGCCAGCTCTGGCTCCCTGGATGACATGGAGACGGAGCAGCTGCTGCAGGAAGAGCAGTCTGAGTGCAGCAGCGTCCATACCGCAGCCACTCCTGAAAGACGGGGCTCCCTGCCGGACACAGGCTGGAGACACGAACGCAAGCTCTCCTCAGAGAGCCAAGTCTAA